A single genomic interval of Croceibacter atlanticus HTCC2559 harbors:
- a CDS encoding glycosyltransferase: protein MKLSYSFIIPVFNRPQEIDELLQSMQKLNFTSEFEIVIVEDGSTLSSKSVVDEFKNSLNISYYFKENSGPGDSRNFGMSKAKGNYFLILDSDVILPQDYLLEVDRGLSANYTDCFGGPDAAHDSFTDIQKAINYVMTSFITTGGIRGNKTSTINFEPRSFNMGLSKTAFLASKGFGKIHPGEDPDLSLRLLKLGFKSQLLEKAKVFHKRRINWHKFYIQVNKFGKVRPILTKWHPTSAKLTFWFPLLFCLGFLLGLIGVFFNFYFLLYCYFGYTLVLFIHSTIINKSIKIGFYSVLAMCIQFYGYGTGFAVSKLYIGLMKRQEQQQFPNLFFK from the coding sequence GTGAAATTATCGTACTCTTTTATCATACCGGTTTTTAATAGACCACAAGAAATTGATGAACTTCTGCAAAGCATGCAGAAGCTAAATTTTACATCAGAATTTGAGATTGTAATAGTTGAAGATGGCTCTACACTTTCATCTAAATCTGTAGTAGATGAGTTTAAAAATAGCTTAAATATTTCCTATTATTTTAAAGAAAATTCTGGTCCAGGCGATTCTCGAAATTTTGGAATGTCTAAAGCCAAAGGAAATTACTTTTTAATACTAGATTCAGACGTAATTTTACCTCAAGACTACCTTTTAGAAGTAGATAGAGGCTTATCTGCTAATTACACAGACTGTTTTGGAGGACCAGATGCAGCACATGATTCTTTTACAGACATACAAAAGGCTATAAATTATGTGATGACTTCTTTTATTACCACTGGTGGAATACGAGGTAATAAAACGTCTACTATAAATTTTGAGCCACGTAGCTTTAATATGGGATTATCTAAGACAGCTTTTTTAGCGTCTAAAGGCTTCGGTAAAATACATCCTGGTGAAGATCCAGATTTATCATTACGATTACTAAAACTAGGATTTAAGTCTCAACTATTAGAAAAAGCAAAGGTCTTTCATAAAAGACGTATAAATTGGCATAAATTTTATATTCAGGTAAATAAATTTGGTAAGGTAAGACCAATACTAACTAAATGGCATCCTACAAGTGCTAAACTAACATTTTGGTTTCCTCTACTGTTTTGTTTAGGCTTTTTACTAGGTTTAATAGGAGTATTCTTTAATTTTTACTTTTTGTTATACTGCTATTTTGGTTATACATTAGTACTATTTATTCACTCTACTATTATTAATAAAAGTATTAAAATTGGCTTTTATTCGGTTTTGGCAATGTGTATTCAGTTTTATGGCTATGGTACAGGATTTGCAGTTTCAAAACTATATATTGGACTTATGAAAAGACAAGAACAACAACAATTCCCAAATCTTTTTTTTAAATGA
- a CDS encoding enoyl-ACP reductase FabI: MSYNLLKGKRGIIFGALDENSIAWKTAERIHEEGGTFVLTNAPIAMRMGKIKDLAEKTGSEIIPADATKVEDLEALVDGAMEKLGGKLDFVLHSIGMSVNVRKGNHYTDMNYDYTTKGWDVSAVSFHKTMQSLYKKDAMNEWGSIVALTYMAAQRVFPDYNDMADNKAYLESIARSFGYFFGKDKKVRVNTISQSPTPTTAGQGVKGFDGFIAYADKMSPLGNATALDCANYTVSLFSDLTKRVTLQNLFHDGGFSNMGVSQAVMETFMDE; encoded by the coding sequence ATGTCATATAACTTATTAAAAGGAAAACGCGGGATTATATTTGGAGCTTTAGATGAGAACTCTATTGCTTGGAAAACAGCAGAAAGAATACATGAAGAAGGAGGAACTTTTGTTTTAACAAACGCACCTATAGCTATGCGTATGGGAAAAATTAAAGATCTTGCAGAAAAAACAGGTTCAGAAATCATTCCTGCAGACGCTACCAAAGTAGAAGATCTTGAAGCATTAGTTGATGGTGCTATGGAAAAACTAGGAGGGAAACTGGACTTTGTTCTTCACTCAATAGGAATGTCTGTTAATGTAAGAAAAGGTAATCATTATACAGATATGAATTATGACTATACAACCAAAGGTTGGGATGTATCTGCAGTTTCATTTCATAAAACTATGCAGTCTCTTTATAAAAAGGATGCGATGAATGAATGGGGTAGTATAGTTGCATTAACGTATATGGCAGCCCAACGTGTATTTCCAGATTATAATGATATGGCAGATAATAAAGCCTATTTAGAGTCTATTGCACGTAGCTTTGGATATTTCTTTGGTAAGGATAAAAAAGTTAGAGTCAATACAATATCACAATCTCCAACACCTACAACTGCTGGACAAGGTGTTAAAGGTTTCGATGGCTTTATAGCGTATGCAGATAAAATGTCTCCATTGGGTAATGCAACAGCTTTAGATTGTGCTAACTATACTGTAAGTTTATTTTCAGACCTTACAAAACGAGTAACACTTCAAAACTTATTTCATGATGGTGGCTTTTCAAATATGGGAGTTAGCCAAGCAGTAATGGAAACGTTTATGGATGAGTAA
- a CDS encoding fibronectin type III domain-containing protein: protein MRKITLLLLMMLSVFYGSAQCNPGESQLFITTSGGSFPSEQWVSVTSEPDGAGTVIYAQGDGTYGNGSGNLTNEPFCATDGETYYINAYDSYADSWNGGVYTITDASGNVVANNGGVSPDDGTDEDAGGAFGNTQEQELEVSEAFSYTPPACVTPSNTLVENVTATTAEFSWNEEVSATLGYDWRVMNEGEDPDDANNTPVAEGTTMTSSDTTITISGLSAEVTYDAYVASNCDTNGFSAYSSVVSFTTPCAVQVPDYTETFNGGVIAPDCWLEAGSGDPTTGPMDLGSGLWNDDDYLNDTVASGGSDNSASINLYTNNREDWLISPTFDLSGGTYQLVYNVAVTDFANSNEPEGNGMGTDDVVQMLISEDNGATWSPLMTYDVTNIPSHLGQTEIVDLSSYTGNAVFAIWATDGTVSDSEDYDFFFDEFIVRVPPACEVPTNLVADNIGSTSADLSWDEVTAANSGYEWVVMTDGEDPTDTANTPVATGTTAASTEVTATATGLTPETDYDVYVRSNCGTDNISEYSDIVEITTLPTCPSVSNLTVDSVDETSASISWDAVANASVGYLVEVYDFEADPETATAVYSETVTDVTLVISTLEAANSYDVYVTADCGTEDGQSTSEMITVSTTVPDPVCGGNFYDTGGIDMDFMNNEDYTVTILPDTAGDLVVATFTLVDTSTFDDLSVDIGDGNGFQLIPDLADGETLVYTSEAADGSLIFEFISSTVVPNPGWEAAITCIAPPACPDPNNLTVSEVTAFTADLSWDEEANASNGYTWVVMADGEDPTDDANTPVATGTTASGVLTASVSGLESNTAYDAYVLADCGDTDGLSVYSDIAEFTTLISCEAPSNLLVENVTVTGADLSWEEVANASNGYTWVIMLDGEDPTDTANTPVATGTTAMGVLTASVSGLTENTEYDAYVSADCGDTDGMSDFSDVESFTTPCAIVIPNYTEDFDGGVVAPDCWMEAGSGDPTTGPMDLGSGLWNDDDYLNDTVASGGSDNSASINLYTNNREDWLISPTFDLSGDTYELVYNVAVTDFANSNEPEGNGMGTDDVVQMLISEDNGATWTPLMTYDVTNIPSHLGQTEIVDLSSYTGNAVFAIWATDGTVNDSEDYDFFFDEFIVRTPLNCEPPVAEFSTVDSCDTGEFSIEVNVTSLGSFSTIDAFDDQGSATQTITMTGTYTFGPYASSTDVLMTLGGDDADCNIDEIVTFVCPAQNDECDVATDLTVGQDFEDFPVNGNNIGATDSMQGDPSCGAFGFNGGDVWFTVTVPSDGILTIETLSASGSPIGDTTIDVYSGACGDLVAVACDDDGGEGAFSLIEINDMTLADQTLYVRAWEYGNNAFGEFQISAYNANVVGVEDINENANIFLYPNPASSELHISGLQEVTNVSIFNMLGQKVLSTKTQNMINVSDLSTGMYVVTIDNNGVKKTMRFIKE from the coding sequence ATGAGAAAAATTACATTGTTATTATTAATGATGCTTAGTGTATTCTACGGATCTGCGCAGTGCAATCCTGGAGAATCACAACTCTTCATCACAACGAGTGGCGGAAGCTTTCCTTCTGAACAATGGGTTTCTGTAACTTCTGAACCAGATGGTGCAGGCACAGTTATTTATGCACAAGGAGACGGTACATATGGTAATGGGTCAGGAAATTTAACCAATGAGCCGTTTTGTGCAACAGATGGCGAAACTTATTACATAAATGCTTATGATAGCTATGCAGATTCTTGGAATGGTGGTGTTTACACCATTACAGACGCTTCTGGAAATGTGGTAGCAAACAATGGCGGCGTTTCTCCAGATGATGGGACTGATGAAGACGCAGGCGGTGCATTTGGGAATACACAGGAACAAGAACTTGAGGTTTCTGAAGCGTTTTCTTACACGCCACCAGCTTGTGTTACGCCTTCAAATACTTTAGTTGAAAATGTAACTGCAACAACAGCAGAATTTTCATGGAACGAAGAAGTAAGTGCAACATTAGGTTATGATTGGAGAGTAATGAATGAAGGTGAAGATCCAGATGATGCTAATAATACACCAGTTGCAGAAGGTACAACTATGACATCTTCAGATACGACTATAACTATTAGTGGTTTATCTGCTGAAGTCACATATGATGCATATGTTGCTTCAAACTGTGACACAAACGGTTTTAGTGCATATTCAAGCGTAGTATCATTTACAACACCTTGCGCTGTACAGGTTCCAGATTACACAGAAACATTTAATGGTGGTGTTATTGCACCAGATTGCTGGTTAGAAGCAGGTTCTGGAGATCCTACAACTGGACCTATGGATTTAGGTTCTGGTCTTTGGAATGACGATGATTACTTAAATGATACTGTAGCATCAGGTGGTTCTGATAATTCAGCTAGTATCAATTTGTATACAAATAACAGAGAAGATTGGTTAATTTCTCCAACATTCGACCTGTCTGGAGGTACTTATCAATTAGTATATAATGTTGCGGTTACAGATTTTGCCAACTCAAATGAGCCAGAAGGTAACGGAATGGGTACAGATGATGTTGTGCAGATGTTGATTTCTGAAGATAATGGAGCTACTTGGTCACCATTAATGACATATGATGTAACAAACATTCCATCTCATTTAGGTCAAACAGAAATAGTAGATTTATCTAGTTATACGGGTAATGCAGTTTTTGCAATCTGGGCTACAGACGGTACAGTAAGTGACTCTGAAGATTATGATTTCTTTTTTGATGAATTTATAGTTAGAGTACCTCCAGCTTGTGAAGTACCTACTAACTTAGTTGCAGATAATATTGGCAGTACTTCTGCAGATTTATCTTGGGATGAAGTTACAGCAGCAAACTCAGGTTATGAATGGGTAGTAATGACAGATGGAGAAGACCCAACAGATACTGCAAATACACCAGTAGCAACAGGTACAACGGCAGCTTCAACAGAAGTTACAGCAACTGCAACAGGGCTTACTCCAGAAACAGATTACGACGTTTATGTAAGATCTAATTGCGGGACAGATAATATAAGCGAGTATTCAGATATAGTAGAAATTACTACATTACCTACTTGTCCATCAGTTTCAAATTTAACTGTTGATAGTGTAGACGAAACAAGTGCTTCAATTAGTTGGGATGCTGTTGCAAATGCTTCAGTTGGATATTTAGTTGAAGTATATGATTTTGAGGCAGACCCTGAAACAGCAACTGCTGTGTATTCGGAAACTGTTACAGATGTAACTTTAGTAATTTCAACTTTAGAAGCAGCAAATAGTTATGACGTTTATGTAACAGCAGATTGTGGTACAGAAGATGGTCAATCTACATCAGAAATGATAACAGTTTCTACAACTGTTCCAGATCCAGTATGTGGTGGTAATTTCTATGATACTGGTGGTATTGATATGGATTTCATGAACAATGAAGACTATACAGTAACTATTTTACCAGATACTGCAGGAGATTTAGTTGTTGCTACATTTACTTTAGTAGACACTTCAACGTTTGATGATCTTAGTGTTGATATAGGAGATGGAAATGGATTTCAATTAATTCCAGATTTAGCTGATGGTGAAACTTTAGTTTATACCTCAGAAGCTGCAGATGGTAGTCTTATATTCGAATTTATATCTTCAACAGTAGTTCCAAATCCAGGTTGGGAAGCAGCAATTACGTGTATTGCACCACCAGCTTGTCCAGATCCTAATAACTTAACAGTTTCAGAAGTTACTGCATTTACTGCAGATTTATCTTGGGATGAAGAAGCTAATGCTTCAAATGGTTATACTTGGGTTGTAATGGCAGATGGAGAAGATCCTACAGATGATGCTAATACGCCTGTTGCAACAGGAACTACAGCTTCTGGAGTACTAACAGCTTCGGTATCTGGTTTAGAATCTAATACAGCATACGATGCTTACGTATTAGCAGATTGTGGAGACACAGACGGTTTAAGTGTATATTCTGACATAGCAGAATTTACGACGCTAATTAGTTGTGAAGCACCAAGCAATTTATTAGTTGAAAATGTTACAGTAACAGGAGCAGATTTATCTTGGGAAGAAGTAGCTAATGCTTCAAATGGATATACTTGGGTAATTATGTTAGATGGAGAAGATCCTACAGATACAGCTAACACACCAGTAGCAACAGGAACTACTGCAATGGGAGTTCTTACTGCTTCAGTTTCAGGATTAACTGAAAATACTGAATATGATGCTTACGTAAGCGCAGATTGTGGTGATACAGATGGAATGAGCGATTTTTCTGATGTTGAATCATTTACTACTCCTTGTGCTATAGTAATTCCTAACTATACTGAAGATTTTGATGGTGGAGTTGTTGCTCCTGATTGTTGGATGGAAGCAGGTTCTGGAGATCCTACAACTGGACCAATGGATCTAGGTTCTGGTCTTTGGAATGACGATGATTACTTAAATGATACTGTAGCATCAGGTGGTTCTGATAATTCAGCTAGTATCAATTTGTATACAAACAACAGAGAAGATTGGTTAATTTCTCCAACATTCGACCTGTCTGGAGATACTTATGAATTAGTATATAATGTTGCGGTTACAGATTTTGCCAACTCAAATGAGCCAGAAGGTAACGGAATGGGTACGGATGATGTTGTTCAAATGTTGATTTCTGAAGATAATGGAGCTACTTGGACACCATTAATGACATATGATGTAACAAACATTCCATCTCATTTAGGTCAAACAGAAATAGTAGACTTATCTAGTTATACAGGTAATGCAGTTTTTGCAATCTGGGCTACAGATGGAACAGTTAATGATTCAGAAGACTATGATTTCTTCTTCGATGAGTTTATTGTAAGAACTCCTTTAAACTGTGAGCCACCAGTTGCTGAGTTTAGTACAGTAGATAGTTGTGATACAGGAGAATTTTCAATAGAGGTAAATGTAACTTCTTTAGGGTCATTCTCTACTATTGATGCTTTTGATGATCAAGGTTCTGCAACACAAACAATAACAATGACAGGAACTTACACATTTGGTCCTTATGCTTCTAGTACAGATGTATTAATGACTTTAGGTGGAGATGATGCAGATTGTAATATAGATGAAATAGTAACATTTGTTTGTCCAGCACAAAACGATGAATGTGACGTAGCTACAGACCTTACAGTAGGTCAAGATTTTGAAGATTTCCCTGTAAACGGTAATAATATTGGGGCTACAGATTCTATGCAAGGAGATCCTTCTTGTGGTGCATTTGGCTTTAATGGAGGAGATGTTTGGTTTACAGTAACAGTACCTAGTGATGGTATTCTTACTATTGAAACATTATCAGCTTCTGGTAGTCCTATAGGAGATACTACAATAGATGTATACTCTGGAGCTTGTGGTGATTTAGTAGCTGTAGCTTGTGATGACGATGGTGGAGAAGGTGCATTCTCTTTAATCGAGATAAATGATATGACACTTGCAGACCAAACACTTTATGTAAGAGCTTGGGAGTATGGTAATAATGCATTTGGAGAATTCCAAATCTCTGCTTACAATGCAAATGTTGTAGGTGTAGAGGATATTAATGAAAATGCTAATATTTTCCTTTATCCTAATCCTGCTTCTAGTGAATTACATATTTCTGGATTGCAAGAAGTTACTAACGTATCTATATTTAATATGTTAGGTCAGAAAGTTCTTTCAACTAAAACACAGAATATGATTAATGTTTCAGATTTAAGTACTGGAATGTATGTTGTAACTATTGATAATAATGGAGTTAAGAAAACAATGCGTTTTATTAAAGAGTAA
- the coaBC gene encoding bifunctional phosphopantothenoylcysteine decarboxylase/phosphopantothenate--cysteine ligase CoaBC, which yields MSLLSGKKVLIGVTGGIAAYKSALLVRQFIKYGAEVKVVMTPSAKDFVTPLTLSTLSKNEVFSSFYNEEDENAQWNNHVDLGLWADLMVIAPATANTLSKMASGTSDNLLLATYLSAKCPVYFAPAMDLDMYKHPSSLQSFKTLQSFGNIMIPAGSGELASGLHGEGRMAEPEEIAAFIEQHLKASAPLLHKKVIITAGPTYEAIDPVRFIGNHSSGKMGYELAKQAAKQGANVILVSGPSSLTIVDDSVTLIRVNTAQQMYDEVHKHYDSVDVGIAAAAVSDYRPKVVADQKIKKAGEEMTIVLEKSPDILLSMGQHKKNQLLVGFALETENEIANAKKKLEKKNLDFIVLNSLNDKGAGFKKDTNKITIIDKAHNAKSFDLKSKAEVAKDIINEVIAKLNA from the coding sequence ATGAGTCTACTTAGTGGAAAAAAAGTACTTATTGGCGTAACTGGTGGTATCGCAGCATACAAGTCTGCACTATTAGTACGCCAATTTATTAAATATGGTGCAGAGGTTAAGGTTGTGATGACACCTTCTGCTAAAGATTTTGTAACACCACTAACACTATCTACACTTTCCAAAAATGAGGTGTTTTCGTCATTTTATAATGAAGAAGACGAAAATGCGCAATGGAACAACCACGTAGATCTAGGTCTTTGGGCAGACCTTATGGTTATTGCTCCTGCAACCGCTAATACATTATCAAAAATGGCTAGTGGTACAAGTGATAATTTACTACTAGCAACTTATCTTTCAGCAAAATGTCCAGTATATTTTGCACCAGCTATGGATTTGGATATGTACAAACATCCATCCTCTTTACAAAGCTTTAAAACATTGCAATCTTTTGGAAACATCATGATTCCTGCCGGTTCTGGAGAGCTAGCAAGTGGTTTACATGGTGAAGGTCGTATGGCAGAGCCAGAAGAAATAGCTGCTTTTATAGAGCAACACCTAAAAGCTAGTGCTCCTTTATTACATAAAAAAGTAATTATTACAGCTGGTCCTACATACGAAGCAATAGACCCTGTACGTTTTATAGGTAATCACTCAAGCGGTAAGATGGGTTATGAGCTTGCAAAACAAGCCGCAAAACAAGGCGCAAATGTAATTTTAGTAAGTGGACCATCAAGCTTAACTATTGTTGATGATAGTGTAACTCTTATTAGAGTTAATACTGCACAACAAATGTATGATGAGGTACACAAACATTATGATTCTGTAGATGTTGGTATAGCTGCAGCAGCAGTTTCAGATTATAGACCTAAAGTAGTCGCAGACCAGAAAATTAAGAAAGCTGGAGAGGAGATGACTATTGTTTTAGAAAAATCTCCAGACATATTACTGTCTATGGGACAGCATAAAAAAAATCAACTTTTAGTAGGGTTTGCTTTAGAGACAGAAAATGAAATAGCAAATGCTAAAAAGAAACTTGAAAAGAAAAATTTAGATTTTATTGTTTTAAATTCGTTAAACGACAAAGGTGCTGGATTTAAGAAAGACACCAATAAAATTACAATTATAGATAAGGCACACAATGCTAAGAGTTTTGATTTAAAATCAAAAGCAGAAGTTGCCAAGGATATTATTAATGAAGTTATAGCAAAATTAAATGCGTAA
- a CDS encoding DNA-directed RNA polymerase subunit omega, translating into MDVKKIDAPVNTTTIDKNKLDAPTDNIYEAISIIAKRATQINSEIKKELIEKLDEFATYTDSLDEIFENKEQIEVSKFYEGLPKPHAMAVQEWLEEKIYYRNTKEESQDA; encoded by the coding sequence ATGGACGTTAAGAAGATTGATGCACCAGTAAACACAACAACTATCGATAAGAATAAGTTGGATGCGCCTACAGATAATATCTATGAGGCAATTTCAATTATCGCTAAACGTGCTACTCAAATAAACTCTGAGATTAAGAAAGAGCTTATCGAGAAATTAGATGAGTTTGCTACCTATACAGATAGTCTTGATGAAATCTTTGAAAACAAAGAACAGATTGAAGTTTCTAAGTTTTACGAAGGTTTACCAAAGCCACACGCAATGGCTGTACAAGAATGGTTAGAAGAAAAAATCTACTACAGAAATACTAAAGAAGAAAGTCAAGACGCATAA
- the porD gene encoding type IX secretion system protein PorD produces the protein MRKFLVLGALVLFGWSLNAQELNCQVVVNAQQSSNSNLSVFKTLEKSVQEFINQTTWTNKNFGQQERIDCSMFITVNKQEGTNFNATIQVQSTRPVYGSSLETTTFNFNDEQFNFIYTEYQPLAYDPNSFDSNLISVISFYVYTILGLDADTFEQEGGTMYHEEAKQIVNTAQQSNTAGWRATDGNKSRFRLNADLLANAFTNYRTAMYTYHRQGLDLMHEDQELAKQSIASSITLLKDMYNSRPNSLLNRVFFDAKSDEIEAIFSGGPSLSIKETVNNLNRIAPFYKDNWRNIKF, from the coding sequence ATGCGTAAATTTTTAGTATTAGGAGCGTTAGTATTATTTGGGTGGTCTTTAAACGCTCAAGAACTTAATTGTCAAGTTGTGGTTAATGCACAACAGTCTTCTAATTCTAATTTATCTGTATTTAAAACCTTAGAGAAATCTGTACAGGAATTTATTAACCAAACTACTTGGACAAATAAAAACTTTGGCCAACAAGAACGTATAGATTGTAGTATGTTTATTACAGTAAATAAACAAGAAGGCACAAACTTTAATGCTACTATACAAGTACAATCAACAAGGCCTGTTTATGGTTCTTCATTAGAAACCACAACTTTTAACTTTAATGATGAGCAGTTCAACTTTATTTATACAGAGTATCAGCCATTAGCATATGACCCAAATTCTTTCGACTCAAATTTAATATCTGTAATTAGTTTTTATGTATATACAATACTAGGGTTAGATGCAGACACTTTTGAGCAGGAAGGTGGTACAATGTATCATGAAGAAGCAAAACAAATTGTAAATACTGCACAACAGAGTAATACAGCAGGTTGGAGAGCTACAGATGGAAATAAATCACGCTTTAGGTTAAATGCAGATTTATTAGCAAATGCATTTACTAATTACAGAACTGCAATGTATACTTACCATAGGCAAGGTTTAGATCTTATGCACGAAGATCAGGAGTTAGCTAAACAGAGTATAGCATCTTCTATTACCTTATTAAAGGATATGTATAATAGTAGACCTAATTCATTATTAAATAGAGTATTCTTCGATGCAAAATCAGATGAAATTGAAGCTATATTTTCTGGTGGCCCATCTTTATCAATCAAAGAAACGGTAAACAACCTTAACCGAATAGCACCGTTTTATAAGGACAATTGGAGAAATATTAAATTCTAA
- the recN gene encoding DNA repair protein RecN, whose protein sequence is MLQSLSIKNFALIEDVNLQLNEGFSIITGETGAGKSILLGALSLLLGKRADLSAIKDSTKKCTIEGVFNIEAYKLSTLFKDEDLDYEDQTFIRREILPSGKSRAFVNDTPVNLSALQALGSKLVDIHSQHETLSLGDLNYQYLVLDTFGNSLKELHKYQHDLAELRRLYKELEVLKSNQAEANKVYDYNVFLLEELEKAALKKGMLEELEETQDQLSNVELLKEHLGSSANDLQQEQLGVLEQLRTIKRNLSTVSGFSKTYAELLNRIESSIIELEDVAEIIEEEFENLEDNPKLLESTNDKLQLIYNLFKKHNVESISELLKIEEELAETVTISQNADGAIKSLTSKIETNKEALKADALKLQQKRLKAVPKLVSNIEKLLAELGMPNAKIKIEINPVERFTNYGSEDMAWLLSANKGGHYSDIKKAASGGELSRIMLAIKSLLAKKSKLPTIIFDEIDTGVSGEIAKKIGDIMFDMGKDLQVLSITHLPQIAAKGQHHYKVYKEDLNNTTVTQIRKLETEDRVIELAEMLGGKSKSEAVLAHAKSLLN, encoded by the coding sequence TTGTTACAATCATTATCTATAAAAAACTTTGCATTAATTGAAGATGTCAACCTTCAGCTAAACGAAGGGTTTTCAATAATTACTGGAGAGACTGGTGCAGGAAAGTCTATTCTTTTGGGAGCTTTATCTTTGCTGTTGGGTAAAAGAGCAGATTTAAGTGCAATAAAAGATTCAACAAAAAAATGCACTATAGAAGGTGTCTTTAATATTGAAGCTTATAAACTCTCCACATTATTTAAAGATGAAGATTTAGACTATGAAGACCAAACATTTATAAGACGCGAGATTTTACCATCTGGTAAGTCGAGAGCTTTTGTGAATGATACACCTGTAAACCTTTCTGCATTACAGGCTTTGGGCAGTAAATTGGTTGACATACACAGTCAACATGAAACCTTAAGTTTAGGAGATCTTAATTATCAATATTTAGTTTTAGATACTTTTGGAAATTCACTAAAAGAGCTTCATAAATACCAACATGATTTAGCTGAACTGCGAAGGTTATATAAAGAATTAGAAGTTTTAAAATCTAATCAAGCTGAAGCTAATAAAGTTTACGATTATAATGTCTTTCTATTAGAAGAGCTAGAAAAAGCAGCTTTAAAAAAAGGAATGCTTGAGGAGTTAGAAGAAACTCAAGATCAACTAAGTAATGTAGAACTTTTAAAAGAGCATTTAGGAAGTTCTGCAAATGATCTGCAACAAGAACAGTTAGGTGTACTGGAGCAATTAAGGACTATAAAAAGAAACTTATCTACAGTCTCTGGTTTTTCGAAAACCTATGCAGAGCTTTTAAACCGTATTGAAAGCAGTATTATCGAATTAGAAGATGTAGCTGAAATAATAGAAGAAGAATTTGAAAATTTAGAAGACAATCCTAAATTATTGGAAAGCACCAATGATAAGCTTCAATTAATTTACAACCTATTTAAAAAGCACAACGTTGAGTCTATTTCAGAACTATTAAAAATTGAAGAAGAGTTAGCAGAAACTGTAACTATATCACAAAATGCAGATGGCGCTATTAAAAGCCTTACTTCAAAAATAGAGACTAATAAAGAAGCACTTAAGGCAGATGCTTTAAAGCTTCAACAGAAACGATTAAAAGCTGTACCTAAATTAGTTTCTAATATAGAAAAGCTATTAGCGGAGTTGGGCATGCCTAATGCAAAGATTAAAATTGAGATAAATCCAGTCGAGCGTTTTACAAACTATGGTAGTGAAGATATGGCTTGGTTACTTTCAGCAAATAAAGGCGGACATTATTCAGACATTAAAAAAGCAGCAAGTGGTGGTGAATTGTCTCGTATTATGCTAGCTATAAAAAGTTTACTGGCTAAGAAAAGTAAACTACCTACTATAATTTTTGATGAGATAGATACAGGAGTATCTGGTGAGATAGCAAAAAAAATAGGAGATATTATGTTTGATATGGGTAAAGATTTACAAGTCTTATCTATAACACACCTACCTCAAATAGCTGCTAAAGGACAACACCATTATAAGGTTTATAAAGAAGATTTAAACAATACAACAGTTACACAAATAAGAAAATTAGAAACAGAAGATAGAGTAATTGAGCTTGCAGAAATGCTAGGCGGCAAATCTAAAAGTGAAGCTGTCTTGGCACACGCAAAGTCTTTACTTAACTAA